The genomic segment CTTCCCCTTCGTTGGTCTCGTAGTTGGTTTCTTTAATGTCCTCTGCTACTTGCTGGGCTTGTCCCTTTTTACCACTTCCGTGGCCACCTGGTTAAGCTTAATTGCTAACGCGCTAATAACGGGAGGGCTTCATCTCGATGGTTGGATGGACACTTTTGATGCGCTAGGGTCGCGCAAGCCACGGGGCGAAATGCTCGCCGTAATGAAGGACAGCCGCATAGGGGCTATGGGAGCGCTGGCTATAGTACTGCTGCTAGGCCTAAAATTCTCATTGTTAACGGAGTTGCACGCTCGCCCAGCACTAATTTTGTTGGCACCCGCGGTTGGGAGAAGCGCTATTTTGTTTGCCACGCAAACCTCCTCATATGTACGTGAACAGGGATTGGGCAAGTGCTTTACACAACCGCTGGCGCGCACGTCTTGGATTTTTGCGCTGGCCACGCTGGTCGCCCCGTTACTTATGCTGACAGGCGCCTTAGGTGCGGTAGCCGCGACAGCAGCTTTGCTTTTGACCATGCTCTGGGCACGGCTCCTCGCCCGCACGTTTGGCGGGCTTACCGGCGACACCTATGGGGCGCTCAATGAACTCGCCGAAGCACTGTTTCTGTTAATTGCCGTAGGGATGCTAGGTGTGAGCGGAAGTGCTGAGTTATGAAGAATATGGCTCCTCCATCATCCCTGTGCTTGTATGTAATTCGGCACGCCGAAACAAAGGCTAACACACAGATGCGCTACCTCGGCCACACTGATAGCCCGCTCACGCCGCTCGGCGTGCGACAAGCGGAGGAACTGGCAGAAAGGCTAGCGGATGTAGGCCTAGATGCGGTCTTTGCCAGCGACCTACCCCGCGCCCTAGCAACTGCGTATCCCCTAGCCAACCGCGCCAAGCTACCCGTGCATCGTGACGCGAGGTTACGCGAGCTCAATTTCGGCCGCATCGAAGGAATGACATATGCTGAGGCGATGGACGCCTATGGTCAGGAAGTGCGCCAGTGGTATAACGACATTGAGCTGGGCGCCCCTCCCGGCGGCGAGTCACTTGCGGACCTCCGGGAGCGCGTCTTTTCGTTTCTGAGCGAACTTGCGGAGCTACCTTATCGAGCAGTCGCCCTCGTTACCCACGGCGGCGTGTGTAATCTCCTGCTTTCCCACGCCCTAGGACAGCCTTTCAGGGCACACCCCATACCGCTATCCGGGTTCATAA from the Selenomonadales bacterium genome contains:
- the cobS gene encoding adenosylcobinamide-GDP ribazoletransferase codes for the protein MAVLQLALSFLTTIPFPRLGAVSDEEMSRTVAFFPFVGLVVGFFNVLCYLLGLSLFTTSVATWLSLIANALITGGLHLDGWMDTFDALGSRKPRGEMLAVMKDSRIGAMGALAIVLLLGLKFSLLTELHARPALILLAPAVGRSAILFATQTSSYVREQGLGKCFTQPLARTSWIFALATLVAPLLMLTGALGAVAATAALLLTMLWARLLARTFGGLTGDTYGALNELAEALFLLIAVGMLGVSGSAEL
- a CDS encoding histidine phosphatase family protein gives rise to the protein MKNMAPPSSLCLYVIRHAETKANTQMRYLGHTDSPLTPLGVRQAEELAERLADVGLDAVFASDLPRALATAYPLANRAKLPVHRDARLRELNFGRIEGMTYAEAMDAYGQEVRQWYNDIELGAPPGGESLADLRERVFSFLSELAELPYRAVALVTHGGVCNLLLSHALGQPFRAHPIPLSGFITLRGQLFNTPMAPYDQQKTRRTVPFVLVSDWALPSSLLTL